The Phycodurus eques isolate BA_2022a chromosome 8, UOR_Pequ_1.1, whole genome shotgun sequence nucleotide sequence cgtgggaaactccagagtggaagaaagtccaaccactctcgagaggactggtaccagagcccaagctgcgcgtggaggcaagtccgactatatctagtcggaacttctcgacctcaaacaccagctcgggctccttccctgccaaagaggtgacattccacgtccctagagccagcttctgtagccggggatcagatcgccaaggtcctcgccttcggccaccgcccagctcacactgcacccgacccctatggcccctcgcACAGGTGgggagcccatgggaagggggacccacgttaccccatgggccccatgggtgcaggcccggccaccaggcgctctccttcgagccccacctcctggCCTGGCTCCTGAGGGGGCCCCCGGTtgcccgcgtccgggcaagggaaacctgtgtccattttttgtcttcgtcataaggggtctttgagccgtgctttgtctggtccctcacctaggacctgtttgccatgggtgaccctaccaggggcgtgaagccccagacaacttaactcataggatcactgggacaaacaaacccctccaccacgataaggtgacggctcaaggaggggccacATATATTATGGGACATCTAAACAATCCAGGTACAGTATTACATGACAGCTACTTGCTTGCCTAGGgcttacatttgtatttttattttattttatttttttacataaaacggTAAAACAAATCGTTGTGTAACACACTGCAAATAACCCATAACATGAGGAACAATTGAGACACACGCAGACACGCAGCAGAGGTAGATGAACCGGTTGATCCTCCTTTCCTCAGAAAGACCTATACAGAGAGGTGCAACATTTATTAGTTTCATCGATTGTTTTACTTCACAATGCTTGTCTATCCAGGCAAAGATACCTTAAAGGGAGGAAGGGGGAGCAGCGGGTGGGCCTTTCCATATGGCTTGTCTAGTTGCGTCAAAATGCTGTGCATGCTCATTAGTGATGTCACGGTCTGGTGCAACAGGATTGTGAGCATCTCGATACTCCACCCTGCCAAAATTCACCTGTTGAGTCACCTGGAGCCACGCAGCAATCCTAGACTGGAGGCACTGGATGCAAGAAGTCGGGCATGGGAGGTAGGACAAGCTCATTTCTAACACACTGCTGTTGATATTGTTCTCTCATTGTTATTATAGgtttattgtattaaaatgaGTGCTGTCACTGTAAACTGAGGTAGAAAATTACAACCCTGTGCATCTATAGTATCTAGATAGGTAAGTTGGTCGGTCGGTAGATAGACGCAATGCATAGATATGCAGTATACAGTAGAAAGATAAATATTTATCTATTCTGAGATAATCTAATCTGACATCTCGTTTACTTTCTATGTAACGATGGTGAGACTGAAAATGCTTTGTAACAAGATTTGTGAAGacccaaattcacaaaaaataGCTCATGTATTGCtatattttcaatttgttttttgggtttttttagaGAACAAAGTCCTCCCTATCATTGTGTTTTCTACAAAGCAGGATCTCAGGCTGCGGTattagcagcttttttttttaattctttgcagtccatttaaatacacaaaaaggcTTTGTTAAAGCGAGCAAAGCCATATTTGAATACAAGGGCACAAAGGGAGAGTCAATTTCCACAAACCACCGACACAACAACTCGCCCAGTCCTcctccgtgttttgtttttttaatgctcaggttttttttttacctggaatttctgtctgtctgtcaggtGTCTACTCAAGTGATAGGATGGCTGGATTTTTCTCCTATGAGAGCTCACAGGTCGACTGGTGTGAAGACAACTACAAACACTCTGAGCATGTGGTGGAGTTCTTTAACACAGTGAGATTCTTTATATAGCTCATTCTTAATACTGACAATCTGACACAGTGAGAGGAAATCCTGGTGGGCTCATTTGTATTTAAAGGTGAatggcttgttttttgttttttctcgcAGATGAGCAGcttcattttcttcattataTCTCCCATCATGCTCTACCTCCTTCACCCTTACGCCAGAGAGAGGAACTTGGCAATCCATCTGGTCTGGGTCATGATGTTATTCGTAGGTAAGCTACGTCATTTTTCCTACATCCATTCTTCATCAACTCCACTATTTACCCGATTTCCTCGGAAAAAAGCCCCAGACGAtgatcataaatgttaaacatgttcaacatttatgattaaaaaaatcttaaatatgAATATGTCAGCACTGTGTTTGGACAATCCACTCACTCTGTGATTGTGAAGCGAAACGAAACAATCGCGAATTTGGAAGTGATGTGAAGCTTGTACTGGATCAACTGGTTGAGTGCTTGTTTGACGTGTCTTACAAGTGTGCACCATAATAGAAAAGGAGAGAAATTTGCTACGCAATGTACAttagttaccagataagctaacagttagcctagcttattttactactactactcctttctttgtattttctgaatgcccctgtggcaccatgctgcctctcacaggtcagtcttagTACTACGCCAGAATGTTTAGGTGACAGGACTGCCGGTGAAGATGTGGCGTGGTGTggtgtgttggtcatctcgagtacaACACAcctagtgttgttgttttttttattgtcatgtgtGGGtgtttaagattttaaaaaatgcttaagATGTTACATATCGAGCAGGACGGtgatcaactggttagcacatctgcctcacagttccggggaccggggttcaaatcccagcccacctgtgtggagtttgcatgttctccccgtgcctgggtgggttttctccagtcactccggtttcctcccacatcccaaaaacatgcgtggtaggttgattgaggactctaaattgcccgtaggtgtgaatgtgagtgtgaatggttgtttgtttctatgtgtaccctgcaattggttggtgaccggttcagggtgttgcTTTACCTgccctcctgcccgacgataggtcgaataggctccagcagccccgACCccagtgacgataagcggtaaagaaaatggatggatggatgttacttaTCAGGCCTGTACGAGCCATGACTCAATGTCGAATGTCTGCCATCTTTCCGCCATCATCATTCTTCTCTCAACACTGAAACGACAGCGGCTCTGCTGGTttcagccaagtagtgcactctaTTTTCAAGACTTAGCAACAATAATTTCCACTCAATTGACAGAATTCTTGCTGATAACCTCTCCTTTGAGGCTCCTTAATTACAGTTTTTACGTGTTTTGTTAAATTGGGCTTTTTATTGAATAATTCTTTCTTCTCATAGGTATCTTCTCTGCCTACTTCCACATGACTCTCAGTTTTGCCGGCCAGATGCTGGATGAGCTGTCAATCTTGTGGGTGTTGGCAGTGGGATACGCCATATGGTTCCCACGCAGACTGTTCCCTTCTTTTATAAAAGACAGGTAAAGCAACAACAACCCAACAGCTATTACAATTTGTGTCGTCATTCAGGACGCAGTTATGCTTGCTCGCTCTAATGCCTCCTGATAAAAGGAAAAGCTATTCATTTACTGAATGCATGCCACTCTGAAACCTAACCTGTGCTGGCTGAGGAGCCTGTCTGACAGCTCCGACAGGAGTCACTGTCAACAACACACAATACAGCGTTACCAGCTTAACCTTCAAACTGACAAATGGGCTTATTAGAATGGAGCTCTGCCTCAACCTCTATTAATAATTAACCCTGAGATGGCATGAAagataaatgaatatttaaagaACAACTGAAACTATCCCACGGGTCTGTATTTTTTCTCTTGATGACTTTCCTGTGTGTCATGGACAGGTCCACCTTCTCAAGGCTCATCCTGGTGGTTACTGTCGTCACTTCCGTGTCCTCCTTTGTCCAACCTACAGTCAATGCCTATATTCTCAACTGCTTCGGCCTGCACATGCTCTACATTCTAACTAATGAGATGAGATGGTATGAGACTAATCACAAACTGAAGATTGAATTAACAAATCAGAGTTTTTCTCCTCATGTGGTTTGTGTGGCTTTATTAAAGTACTCTGGCTTCATGACAGAGTCCAGAAAATGTGTGTTAGGTTTACTGTTGAATCTAAATTCATAGGAGTgactatgagtgtgaatggttgtcagaCTCCTTTTTGACACAGTTTTACTCACTATTGACACTTTTCGATTGTTAAAACCATTAACTACGAGGTACTACAGCTTGGGTTCATGCTGATTCTTTTCCTCATTCAAATTTAACAAATGACGTTTCTCTTTTAGGATGGATGAACACATACCTATTACTtcaaaaatatttccttcagAAAGATCAGCTGTAAAATCATGGCCAGGAAAGCAAGATGGCATCACCAGAAAGTCATAACTTACTTTGTCCAATTAGATTTTTGGGAAGTCTTTCTTTTCAAAGCGCTCAAGAGACATTTTTGCATTGGATTTGGGGATGTCTATGATATCCTCTGAAGTAAATGCTATTATTACAGACTATTTGTTGTGGTATTTCTGAGCATTCACATACTATTAAGAGTGACGTAATTTTCTTTGATCCTATTTATTTAGCTGTACTGACCAGAAGGTTTTGAGACTGGCCAAATTGTCGGTGGCTTTGTGGATACTGGCTATCTCCTGTTGGATTAGTGATCGCTTTGGCTGTGGATTTTGGCAGAAGCTAAACTTCTGCTACTTGCACAGTATCTGGTAAGTCTGTATTGTGTGCACGTCGTGTATTGTAAACCCTGAGCTTTGATCCACTTGGACTGTCCCTCAGGCACATTTTGATCGTGATAGCTGTGGCATATGGGAGTACGCTGATAGCTTACCTGGATGCCAACTACGAGATCCCCTACTCACTACCTGGACTGCAGTACTGGCCCTGTGATAAATGGGCACTTGGATTACCTCACATTGTCCTGAGAGGCACAACAAAGACACTCAAATGGTGCTAATAACCTGCACAAAGCAGTGCTTTTCCCCACTTCGTTAAAGGAGATAACTGATGGCGGGCCACCATTGCAGCTCATCCAATACGTTTAAAAAGTGACAATTGtgataaaatgataataatttaaaaaagaattgtgGCTTTTTTAAACCATGTTACTTCACATTTcatatacatacaaacatacatatacatacatactgtgagatttcaaaatgttgacacaaaaatattttaaacacctCCAATATGATGGTGTGCAATTCATACAACTGCAGTAATAAACATTGCTAAACCAATACGTCTTAGAGAGTGTCCATCAAAACTAGACATTATTATCtttctatttgtttgttttttatttatgtgtgaGTGTACAAATGAATAGTCACGATTCTAAAGTTTTCCTGATACTTGTATGACTTCTTTTAATATCCAAATGTTGCTTTgaagcccgaagatagctgggataggctccagcacgcccgtgaccctagtgaggataagcagaatggaagatgaatgaatgacctaacctccatgcattttctgagccgcttctcctcaatcgggtcgcgggcgtgctggagtctctCCCAGCTgcccatcgggcaggaggcaggttacaccctgaactggttgccagccaatcacagggcacatacaaacaaacaaccattcgcactcacattcacacctacgggcaatttagagttgtcaattaaccgaccacggatgtttttgggatgtgggaggaaacccgagtgcccggagaaaacccacacgggcacagggagaacatgcaaactcctcacaggcggggtcggggattgaacccctgtcctcagaactgtgaggcagacgctctaaccattcgtccaccgtgccgccccatccaatcatgtcaataaaataaagaatcTGCACGATTGTAATAAGTGCATGATTGTAATAAGTATTTGAATGTTTGTCTTTGACACacatatatgtaaatatgttttaggctgttttgatgaaattatttatttattttcagtccATAAATTCATTCTTTTTATGTGCATGTTATTAAGTGCTGTCG carries:
- the acer1 gene encoding alkaline ceramidase 1 isoform X2; this encodes MGGVYSSDRMAGFFSYESSQVDWCEDNYKHSEHVVEFFNTMSSFIFFIISPIMLYLLHPYARERNLAIHLVWVMMLFVGIFSAYFHMTLSFAGQMLDELSILWVLAVGYAIWFPRRLFPSFIKDSCTDQKVLRLAKLSVALWILAISCWISDRFGCGFWQKLNFCYLHSIWHILIVIAVAYGSTLIAYLDANYEIPYSLPGLQYWPCDKWALGLPHIVLRGTTKTLKWC
- the acer1 gene encoding alkaline ceramidase 1 isoform X1, translated to MGGVYSSDRMAGFFSYESSQVDWCEDNYKHSEHVVEFFNTMSSFIFFIISPIMLYLLHPYARERNLAIHLVWVMMLFVGIFSAYFHMTLSFAGQMLDELSILWVLAVGYAIWFPRRLFPSFIKDRSTFSRLILVVTVVTSVSSFVQPTVNAYILNCFGLHMLYILTNEMRCCTDQKVLRLAKLSVALWILAISCWISDRFGCGFWQKLNFCYLHSIWHILIVIAVAYGSTLIAYLDANYEIPYSLPGLQYWPCDKWALGLPHIVLRGTTKTLKWC